AAACGATTCTTTCATCGCCGTCTTATTCCACGTCATATCTCCTGCAGGAGCCATATGACCTTTGTCATACCCCGAACGAGAATAGTCGGCATTCGTAGCGCACATTCCTTTCACATAAGGATCTACCATAAACTTATTGTACCGATTTTCAGGGCCATCCAATTCTCCCAGAATCAGTTCATACGCAACCCAATTGGGTATATGCCAATCTTTGTTATAAGAAACCGTATAACCTTTATGTCTGATAATTTGCTCGGGTTTCCCTTTTAAAGCATCGGGTATTTCAAGGTCAGTATACCGCTCTATTCCATATCCATTCCCATGGGTTGTATAATCGCGATAAAGAGACTTTAAAAAAGGCCAAAACCCATATAAAATGAGTATAAAAAACAGAACCCATGCTACCTTTACAAGATAGGTATTATTCTGTTTCTTCCCTGAACGTTTTTTGTTTCGACGATTAGCCATTGAATATTCCGGATAAAATTTAATCCGGACAAAGGTACAAAAAATGCGATAAATTAGTACGGCCCCATATCCATTATCATAACGACGAAATATGACAACGGCACACCCATAAAAACATACTCTATTTTTTAAAATCTTTATGGCAAGCAAAACAATGGTATGCTCTACGTATTACAAATGGATAAATGGTGAGGATCAATGAAATAATAATAGTTATCCAACGAAATTTCTTTTCGGTAGCCGTGCCATACCTGACATTATCCGATCCGCAATACGGACGAACGATACAGTCTTTTTCTAACAAAAGCGAATGTTCATTATTCGGGTCTATCTCATCCGGCTCTTCATCGATAATACGCATTGCCTCTTCTTTGTCACGATAAAAAATATTTAATCTTATCCCACCTAAAGCCTGATTAAAAAGAGGATATAATGTTACCGTATTTTCATCGGAAAGGAAACAGGGAATGCCATAACTCAATAATTTACTTTTTACCAGATTGGCCTCACCAGCATTTTCAAATGTTCTGAGAACAACTATAGAATCAGGTTTCATTTTTAACACTCCGTATTTTTAAAGGGTAAAGATACAATATTATCAACGGTCTATAAAGTATAAAAAACATAGAGCAAATCCTTTTTATAAATGTATATAAATTTATACCTCAAAAACGAGATATCAAAATCTATAAATAAAACAAGTTTTGTAAACAATTTATAATATCTATTTATAATCAACATTAAGAACATCTTTTATCAACTTTCCGCTTGTCGCTTCTACAAATACATTTCCCGCAACCGAACCCGTTTTTAATAAAATAGTCGCTATTCCGCCCAATGCCTCCACTGGGCTATCATCTACAATCGATCCATTTCCTTTTACCTTAAAATATACCCGATCGGAAGCTGTATTCACTAAAGTCCCGTTTTTATCGATAATACGGGCATATACAAAAATAAGGTCATTTTTGCGGGGAGATATACCGCTGGTATCTACACTCAAAGTTATTTTATAAGCCTTTCCGGGTGTAGACACAGAGTCGGAACAAACTTCTTTACCTTTATAATATCCTCTTGCCGTTAAAGTCCCGGGAGCTTCACATTCAACGTCGAACGTAAAGGGCGGATGTTTTAAAAAGGCAGAAAAACGATCCTTATCGGAAGTCTTCTTACCTATTAGCCGATTATCGAGATAAAGAGCCACTTCGTCACAATTACTGAATATTTTTACGCTTTTACTAATTCCGGGAGTCCAAAATGAAGCTATTTTTATCATAGGTTTCGCAAATACGTTCAGATCCGAAATACTCCTCTGACTTTTAAAGAAATAATATGAAAATTTCGGCAACCTACAAATATCCATAATACCTGAATATTCCAAGTCGTTGGCATATCCCCGGTTATAGTCGTACATAACCCAGTAACCGTCGGCAAATGCATTTGTCGTTAAATTATCATTATGCGCCTCTTGTATATTGGTGGCCTGCTGCAACATTCTTTTCTCTCCACTTTCACGAGGTTGTCGCGAGGTCCGTTCCTCTTCCAACAAGTCATTCCATTTATTTTGATTAAAACCTGCATTTTGTGCATAATACTCCCAATCTCCGTATTCCGACACGATAAGAGGAATGCAACGGTCAACCTCTTTTCTATGCTGACGAGCTTCGATGTATATATCGTATTTTCCTTTTATCCATCCGGCCGTATAAGTTCCGGGATCTTCCTCGGTACGTATCGCATTCATTTCCTTCATAAAATACTCAGGCATTGGCGTCTCGTTTACCGATAATTCCCAACCTAAAATACAAGCATGATTACGATCCCGTCGTATCAATTCCCGAGCCGATCTCTTCATATAATTTACAAATAAAGAATCTCCGAAGTATTGCCAACCAGGGATGGCATCGAGTACGAATATTCCGAGTTCGTCACAAGCATCTAAAAAAGCCGGCGAGGGTGGATAATGCGAAGCACGTACATAATCGAAACCGGCTTCTTTTATTTTATATGCGTCACGATATTGAGCGTTATCTGGCACTGCATATCCTACGTAAGGATACTCCTGATGTCTATTCACGCCCCTCAAGAATATTTTTTTACCATTCAGATATAATCCTTCCGCTGTTATTTTAATATCCCTGATTCCAATCCTTGTCGTATCGCAATCTGCTAAAAAATTACCATCATACAAACCAGTTTTAAGAGTATATAATATCGGTGAATCGGGACTCCATAATGACGGATTCTTCAACTGCATTTTACATTCAAATATCGTATCGCAACCTGCGTTAATACATCCTCCGTCTTTACCACTCATTACAGCTTTCCCGTTTTCGGAAATGAGCGTATGTTTTAAAACAATGTCGGCCGACTTATTTCGCGTATTTATAACATGAGTTTTTATGATCATTTCGGCACTGTTCTCCGATACATTTCCTGAAGTTACGATCACCCCACCACTCCCCTTTTTATTTCTACATACAGGATCAACTATATATACTGGCGCTTTTTTAATCAACCATACATCTCTGTAAATTCCTCCATATGTATTAAAATCGAGTTCTTTCAGCGGCTTAGGCCCGGTAACAGGATTATCTCTATTATCTAACCTTACAACTAAAGTATTAACGGAATCCGGATGTGCGACGGATGTAATATCGATAACAAACGGCAAATATCCTCCCAGGTGCTTTTCCAGATGCTTTCCGTTGAGCCATACATCCGCAACATTCATCACCCCTTCAAATTTCAGGAATATGTTTTTCTCTTCATCCTTTTTATCCAGAAGAAAAGTTTTTCGATAATAACAAATTCCTTGCCACTGGTCGTTCACCACCAATGGCTCGATACGAGGTGTATGCGGTAATGCTACATTCACCGCACCCGGAGGAAAAATTCCCTTAACGATCATCCCTTCATCAACATGAGTTGCGGAATCTACTCTTAAAAATGTCCAGTCCCGATTTAACGACATGCGTTCGCTATGACACTCCCCGCTCTCCGAACAGGATACCAACAATAATGCAATTAGAATTAGAAGCAATAAAAAACTATATAATTTCATCTATTAATCTAAATTAAAATTAAAGATTTATTTTGATAAATCGTACTTCGTTATATTTTTACGAAAGCCATAAGAAAAATTTATTATAAGAAAATTTATTTCTTTTACAAAATTAGAAAAATATTACAGGATTTCATATTTTATCTTTATTTTAATAAAATAAATTGGCTTTTTTGGAAAAACAAATTATATTAACGGTAAATAAAAATAAACGCAGTTTTTAAATTACACTTTTATAATCACAATATATAGTTTAGGAGGTAATTAAAGAAAAATACTCCAAAACACAATAAACAAACCGTTTTTTAACCAACCGTAAGAATATATAAATAATCCGGTGGTGTTTTGTCGGAAACGGAACATAACGGGTAGGACATAAATTAAATAGAAAAATTTAATAACGACAACAATGATATTATTGAAATACTTTAACGTAGGAATTGGTTTACTTACCATTTCGATTTTTATCAGTGGATGTGGAAATATTAAAAAAAATAATATTGAAACGAATAAAAATGATAGCATTACGGTGTTATTAACCAGACAGTTGAATGCAGGATATTATGCTTCCGGAGCAGGTGATATAATGTTATATGATATTGACTTACCTGATTTTAAAATTACAGAACAATTAATTTTGGATTCTTTAGAAAAAAGAGGCTTTATAGTACCGACAGACTCATCTTTTTTGAAACGGATAAAAACCATATTCGGAATCGAGGTGAAAATTGGAGAAATTATACATCTGCACACGAGGAATAATGATGAAGACGTTGTATATAACCCCCAAAATCCATTTGGTATCGGTGATGTGATACATATAGATGCCGATAAGAATATCGTTTCAAAGACTTGTTATCTGCCCGATATAATCGACTATAAAATTTCATTTCCAGACTTGGCTAAATCAGAAAAAAATATAGATTCCCAACAAATATTAAATAATAAATTTAACGGAGAGGAAAATGATTGGGATGTGCATTTATGGAATGAAAAAAAATATTCAGACTTTGATCTGAAGTGGCTATTTCATATCAATCAATATATATCTTACGATAATCTGACAAGTTTCATCTGGTTATCGGAAAATGTGCCGGATATTTTGAAAAATTTACTTCTAACTTTTAGCTACGATAAAGATGATAGAATCAACAAGTTGGTTCTTGACGATAACAATATCTCTTTGATTGATAAATTTATCGGTCGCGATAAACACGGTACATTAAAAATCCAAGAAGGTGTTTTACACACCGTCGAGCAGCTTTCAACACCAGATTGTAACAAATATTTCGAAATGACGAGTTCATTAGTCGATCTGATGGCATACCATCCGGATACAGAAAGAGACAAACAAAACACCTATCCTTCATTCAACGACCTGACACTGCAAGAACGACATCATATAATTGCATATGCCGTAAATACCCTCCAGCCTTTATATGAAAAATATAATGGTGAAGACGGTTACGGTAATTTGGATCAATTTAACATCGGAATTGTAGATTGTTTCTGGAATGCTTTTTTCGACGACCATAAACTGCTGTATGATATCGAGACGAATAACTGTTACAATTTGCCTAACCTGACAAAACTGATTCAGAAGATGAGACAGGATGATCGTCTGATTAATGGAAAAAACGGATCATTGGAACCATGGAACTGGTCGCCGGAAAAATATTTGGAAGAATAATAATCATTTATTAAAACGGATACGGAAGCCGGTTTATAAATAGTCTCTTCGCTTCTAGAATGCCTGTTTTCTTGTTAGGCTCTTTACGTTGCTTGAGGAGATCATCCGCTCTGTTAAGAATCACAAGAGATTATATTTGATGTCTATTATTCAATCTTGTCCTTACTTTCTTTACCCCGTCATTAAAAAAAACGAGTCATTTTCGCAGCAACGAGATAAGTATAATTACCCGAGGTAACCAATATTAGTAATCGCTTCGTTTCGTTCAAGATGACAAGCGGGATAAAAACTTTTCCCGTTTGTCATCAACTGTATATATATCAATTATGAAGACCTTTTTTCCTCAAATATTCAATTAATTGCGCAGGACGGTCGGTTTGTATCAATTTTGCACCTTGTCCTATAACCCATCCCCAACTTTCTTCGGGCTGATTACGTTCTACAGCACGATCATCGTCATGTCCACCACATAACTCGGGCCACATCGTATTAATAAATGCTTTTGAACCACTGTCACGCACTTTCCTGATAAGTTGCTGAACTTCGGGACCGTCATTTTTAAAACATAATTCAAAAGCGGCCGGTCTCATATTATTCAGGTATCCATCGATTATCATATCCGAGCCGTCGTTATCGATATTTATTACCGGCATAAAAATAACCTTAGCTAGCAAATCCCCGTTTTCGGCCTTTACCTGTTCATAAGGTAAAGAGGCCTTCATAACACACTGGTTTACAGTCCCGGTATTTACCATTATTTCATAAGCCTGTTTAAAATATTCGTATCCTTTATCTACATTTACCATAATTTTACCTTTGCACAGCTGCATGACTTCTTCGAAGGTCGGGATCACATGCGATGTCTTGTGCCCCGCTCCATTACGCAAATTAAATTTCCGTAACTCGTTAAGAGTATAATCTTCGGGCTTTCCTTTACCGGTTGTCGTACGATCTATCGTTTTATCATGCATAAGTATCAAATGACCGTCTTTCGTTCTTTTTAAATCGATCTCAACCATATCTACACCCATATCAATGCAATTCTTTATGGCTTGTAAAGAGTTTTCGGGAGCGTTACGCCAGTCAGCGCGATGCGCTACCACAAGAACAGGGCTACCCAATAAATTTCCTCGTATTGCCTGCGCAGGTTCTTGTGCGGGCAGAGTACTTACCATTGCAATTAATAACGTTAACAGAAAAAACTTTTTCATAACTACTACTTTATATATTTATCTAATAAATGATTGTCCCCTCAATGGCTTAATCTTGGCATATATCGAAAAATGTAAGCGGGAATTTTTTTACCCAATTTATGAATATTATTTACTAAAGAAGAAATTCCATTTATTCATAAAATTAAAAATGTCAATTGATATATATCCGAATAATTTTGAACAAAAATAAAAATAAAGTTCGTAATTTTAATCATTATGCATTATAATTATCCCGTTTTTTAAATAAATTCATAATCTATAAAATGAAATATCGACTGATAATATAACATATGAAAATCAGATATTTATATTAATTATTATCATTATTATACTCCTATTATTATTAGATATTTACATTATTATCAACATATTAATTAATATAATTTTGTCTACATTTGCATTTAAAGAATAAATTTTTATCTATTGAAAATTTAAAATTTCGATTTAGCGTTCCATACTAGTGTTGCCAATAATGCGGAAATTAAGGCCGACCCTATCCAAAAAACATTTATATACCTAAAATCATATATTTCAGATCCTTCTTCAATTATTTTATACCCTTCAATAAGTACTCCACTCATTATATCTTGCAATCCCGCCCCGATATAGCTGGCTATGCCCACTATACCCAGGGCGGCTCCCGATGCATTACGCGGAGCGATATCTACAGCCATTAATCCGCCCAAGAAACAAATAAGTACACCTATACCCACCCCAAAAAGGATCATAGCTATAACATCGATCCAAAAATGGACCCCGGGTACAAGTAAAAAAAGACAAAGAGCCAGCACATTAGTTAATCCGAAAATAAGCGCCGGCTTATTACGTTTACCACCGAATAATTTATCTGAAATAAATCCCGAAAATACAGTACCTATAATCCCGCATACCGAACTGATAGAGATAATAAAACTCGCATCCAGCATCGAATACCCTTTCTGTGTTTCTAAATAAAATACCCCCCAACTATTTATCGCATATCTACTAATATACATAAATGCACTCGAAAGAGCTAATATCCATATCGCCGGCATTTTCAGCACTTTTTTTTGAGCGCTATTGTATTCGTCCGAAGAAGTAACGGCTCCTGTCATTTTATTTTCTGACCGATTTAATTCAGGTAATCCCTCACTTTGAGGAGTATCATAAAAGAAACGCCACACGATTAAAGTTCCCAACAAGCCGACAAGTCCTGCCCCTAAAAATCCATATCGCCACCCGAATACACTTACAATAGACGCCACGCTGATAAAAGTCATCGCTTCACCGATATTGTGACTGGCACTCCATAATCCATAAAAAGTTCCTCTCTTTTTATCATCGAACCAGCGAGACAAACCCACTACACAAGAAGCTGCTCCCATTGACTGAAACCACCCGCTTACCCCCCAAAGCACCAAAAACAATATAAACGAATGAGTAAACCCTAAAAATAAATTGACCAATGCGGTCACCAATAGGCCAGTAGTCATAAAACGATTTATATTACACCTATCGGCAAGAAAACCGTTCGTAAATTTACCGATAGCATACGTAAAAAAAAGCACCGAACCGATAATCCCCAATTCCGTTTCTGAAAATATACCTTCTTCAACTATAGGCTTTTTTACAACATTCAAGCTTAAACGGCAAACATAATATGTACCATAACCTATGGTAGCAGAAAGAAACGTAGACCACTGGAGTAGATTTGCCCGATGTTTCTTTTCAGATACAGTTTCGGTATTACAAAGTTTCGGAGATGAAACTCTGTAGAAATTTATTAAAGCTTTCAGCATATTTATTTACTTTATTATTGTAAAGATTTTTTGTCTCAGACAAATTATGATCGAACCGATTGGCATCAAATCCAATCCTTGTTTCAAGATACAATCTATCAGCCGTTTAATCATTTTCGTATTTTATGCGTGACTCGGCCTATAAAGAATTAATAAATTATTGCCCCGAAGATTCTTCTATTTTACGAATAGCATAATTTGAATAATCCGCTACATATAACGCGTCATCCGGCCCGAACTGAAGACCTTCCGGGTTATTAAACTCCGCTTGTGAAGCAATACCATCGACCATTCCCGCTTTATTATATACACCTGCATAGGTCGAAACGTCACCTTCGGGAGTTATAACTCTGATGCAATGATTTCCCCTGTCGGCTACATACAAATTGCCCTCTTGGTCGATATCCGCCTGACAAGGATCGCTGAATTTGGCATCGTTACCCATACCATCGGCATACCCCTTTATCCCAAATGATCCGGCAAATAGTTTAACATCACTAAAATTACCGGTAACTAAATCATACTTTGCCTTATATATTACATGATTTTTTCGGGAAACGATATATACCGTCGTACCCGATTCATCAAATACGATACTGTTAATATTCCCCTTGGAAGCGATACCCCCTTTGTCATCCGGAAGCTGAAACATTGAAGCAAAGCCAGTATTCTCATCGTATTTATATATCCAAGACCCCGAATGATAACCCATAAAAACAGTACCGCTTATAGGATGTACTTTTACCGAAGTAACACCGCTTTGCTCCGATAAAGAAATCAAATTATCATATTCTTCACCATTTTTTGTCATCGTTCCAAATCCCATTGTGCCTCTCGCATCATTGTCATTAACAATGTACATGGTATTTCCATCCAAAGAAAAATCGATAGCCCGTATGCGCTGTACCAATTCGCTATCAGAAGCTTTCAACAGAGTCGTTAATCGATTATCTTTTACTCTCCGGATACAAGCCATATCGTTAATTTCGGCATTACCATCTTCAACAATATATAACGCATTATCTTTCCCCCATATTAAATAACGTGGTTTGGATAGCGTAGCGACAGAAAGTTCACCATCTGTTTCACCCTCTTCTTTTCCACCCAAAAACGTAGATACTAATTGATTGGATATATAAGTAAATTCTGTGTCATAAATTAAAACTTGTGCATCAGGCCTCTCCCCCAAAATGATTCTGACAAGACCCGAACTCATTCCTTTCTGCACTTCAGCGGTAATAATTTCATTCGATACACTTTTAACCAAAGCTTCCTTTCCGTTAATCGTTACTTTAACACGATTAATATCCGTTCCGAAATTATACCCGTTCAGAGTAAGCAGTGTACTTCTTCCTCCTGTTACAGGAGAATATTCTGTAACTCCCGCCTTCATATTTTTCGCTTGATCATTATCGTTACATGCATAAAACGCCGCAACCATTATAAGCAACGTCACCCATAAACTACTTTTATTTAAAAGATCTTTTGTATTCATCCGATATCTATTTTAATATTAAACTTTCTGTTTTTCATATTTCAAATATTATGATCCAAACCATTTTTACATACATAGGGACCGTAAATTCGCTTTATTTTTCGTTTTGTATTACTATCATCTAAGATATAGATATAATATTGCTCACCATCGGGTAATACCCGAATGACAATGTGCCCTTTCCTACTTTTCATTTTTTTTACATTCTTTCCAATAACTATTTTGGCAGCATCATGGAGATTAGTGGTAAATACATCTCTTTTCCCTTTATATAGTTGTTTAGAAAGCATTCTTTCCAAAGTTGAATGGTCGGGATGAAGAGCATCGCTTGCCTGTATAATAAATACGCGAGGAGACAAGGTTGAAACAAATAAATCATTTGTCGCATCACTATATCCATGATGATCG
The window above is part of the Coprobacter tertius genome. Proteins encoded here:
- a CDS encoding DNA/RNA non-specific endonuclease; translated protein: MANRRNKKRSGKKQNNTYLVKVAWVLFFILILYGFWPFLKSLYRDYTTHGNGYGIERYTDLEIPDALKGKPEQIIRHKGYTVSYNKDWHIPNWVAYELILGELDGPENRYNKFMVDPYVKGMCATNADYSRSGYDKGHMAPAGDMTWNKTAMKESFYFTNICPQHPGLNRGVWKNLEEKIRDRARKDSCVLVVCGPLAGKNDKTIGKNKVKVPHGFFKVVLTPYAKHPKGIGFIFDNKKEEGEPAEYAVSIDSVEELTGIDFFSRLPDEVEEKLESSYDIGEWKL
- a CDS encoding MFS transporter; translation: MLKALINFYRVSSPKLCNTETVSEKKHRANLLQWSTFLSATIGYGTYYVCRLSLNVVKKPIVEEGIFSETELGIIGSVLFFTYAIGKFTNGFLADRCNINRFMTTGLLVTALVNLFLGFTHSFILFLVLWGVSGWFQSMGAASCVVGLSRWFDDKKRGTFYGLWSASHNIGEAMTFISVASIVSVFGWRYGFLGAGLVGLLGTLIVWRFFYDTPQSEGLPELNRSENKMTGAVTSSDEYNSAQKKVLKMPAIWILALSSAFMYISRYAINSWGVFYLETQKGYSMLDASFIISISSVCGIIGTVFSGFISDKLFGGKRNKPALIFGLTNVLALCLFLLVPGVHFWIDVIAMILFGVGIGVLICFLGGLMAVDIAPRNASGAALGIVGIASYIGAGLQDIMSGVLIEGYKIIEEGSEIYDFRYINVFWIGSALISALLATLVWNAKSKF
- a CDS encoding glycoside hydrolase family 2 protein, whose product is MKLYSFLLLLILIALLLVSCSESGECHSERMSLNRDWTFLRVDSATHVDEGMIVKGIFPPGAVNVALPHTPRIEPLVVNDQWQGICYYRKTFLLDKKDEEKNIFLKFEGVMNVADVWLNGKHLEKHLGGYLPFVIDITSVAHPDSVNTLVVRLDNRDNPVTGPKPLKELDFNTYGGIYRDVWLIKKAPVYIVDPVCRNKKGSGGVIVTSGNVSENSAEMIIKTHVINTRNKSADIVLKHTLISENGKAVMSGKDGGCINAGCDTIFECKMQLKNPSLWSPDSPILYTLKTGLYDGNFLADCDTTRIGIRDIKITAEGLYLNGKKIFLRGVNRHQEYPYVGYAVPDNAQYRDAYKIKEAGFDYVRASHYPPSPAFLDACDELGIFVLDAIPGWQYFGDSLFVNYMKRSARELIRRDRNHACILGWELSVNETPMPEYFMKEMNAIRTEEDPGTYTAGWIKGKYDIYIEARQHRKEVDRCIPLIVSEYGDWEYYAQNAGFNQNKWNDLLEEERTSRQPRESGEKRMLQQATNIQEAHNDNLTTNAFADGYWVMYDYNRGYANDLEYSGIMDICRLPKFSYYFFKSQRSISDLNVFAKPMIKIASFWTPGISKSVKIFSNCDEVALYLDNRLIGKKTSDKDRFSAFLKHPPFTFDVECEAPGTLTARGYYKGKEVCSDSVSTPGKAYKITLSVDTSGISPRKNDLIFVYARIIDKNGTLVNTASDRVYFKVKGNGSIVDDSPVEALGGIATILLKTGSVAGNVFVEATSGKLIKDVLNVDYK
- a CDS encoding glycerophosphodiester phosphodiesterase family protein; this encodes MVSTLPAQEPAQAIRGNLLGSPVLVVAHRADWRNAPENSLQAIKNCIDMGVDMVEIDLKRTKDGHLILMHDKTIDRTTTGKGKPEDYTLNELRKFNLRNGAGHKTSHVIPTFEEVMQLCKGKIMVNVDKGYEYFKQAYEIMVNTGTVNQCVMKASLPYEQVKAENGDLLAKVIFMPVINIDNDGSDMIIDGYLNNMRPAAFELCFKNDGPEVQQLIRKVRDSGSKAFINTMWPELCGGHDDDRAVERNQPEESWGWVIGQGAKLIQTDRPAQLIEYLRKKGLHN
- a CDS encoding DUF2007 domain-containing protein; this encodes MKPDSIVVLRTFENAGEANLVKSKLLSYGIPCFLSDENTVTLYPLFNQALGGIRLNIFYRDKEEAMRIIDEEPDEIDPNNEHSLLLEKDCIVRPYCGSDNVRYGTATEKKFRWITIIISLILTIYPFVIRRAYHCFACHKDFKK
- a CDS encoding IPT/TIG domain-containing protein — its product is MNTKDLLNKSSLWVTLLIMVAAFYACNDNDQAKNMKAGVTEYSPVTGGRSTLLTLNGYNFGTDINRVKVTINGKEALVKSVSNEIITAEVQKGMSSGLVRIILGERPDAQVLIYDTEFTYISNQLVSTFLGGKEEGETDGELSVATLSKPRYLIWGKDNALYIVEDGNAEINDMACIRRVKDNRLTTLLKASDSELVQRIRAIDFSLDGNTMYIVNDNDARGTMGFGTMTKNGEEYDNLISLSEQSGVTSVKVHPISGTVFMGYHSGSWIYKYDENTGFASMFQLPDDKGGIASKGNINSIVFDESGTTVYIVSRKNHVIYKAKYDLVTGNFSDVKLFAGSFGIKGYADGMGNDAKFSDPCQADIDQEGNLYVADRGNHCIRVITPEGDVSTYAGVYNKAGMVDGIASQAEFNNPEGLQFGPDDALYVADYSNYAIRKIEESSGQ